A region of Kitasatospora herbaricolor DNA encodes the following proteins:
- a CDS encoding DUF732 domain-containing protein has translation MVATVIVLAISGSFSDDSVTTPSSAPSPVRSSKAPALAATPPKTPTPSTTASSSTIDAKVAKAAAEGLYASNVGRQAPSLQGVPPADLADEGYSICKLLRSGQSVKDVVARVRLGFEPAEAGAMVGAAPVLCPEQTDKVAASVVTLG, from the coding sequence GTGGTCGCCACCGTCATCGTCCTTGCGATCAGCGGATCGTTCAGCGACGACAGCGTCACCACCCCGAGCTCCGCGCCCTCGCCCGTCAGGAGCAGCAAGGCACCGGCCCTCGCCGCCACCCCGCCGAAGACCCCTACCCCCAGCACCACCGCCAGCAGCAGCACCATCGACGCGAAGGTCGCCAAGGCCGCCGCCGAAGGCCTCTACGCGTCCAACGTCGGCCGGCAAGCACCCAGCCTCCAGGGCGTCCCACCGGCGGACCTCGCCGACGAGGGTTACAGCATCTGCAAGCTGCTGCGCTCCGGCCAGTCCGTGAAGGATGTCGTCGCCCGGGTACGTCTCGGCTTCGAACCGGCTGAAGCAGGTGCGATGGTCGGCGCCGCCCCGGTGCTGTGCCCCGAGCAGACCGACAAGGTCGCGGCCAGCGTCGTCACGCTCGGCTGA
- a CDS encoding restriction endonuclease, translated as MTTRRRSRFRRPRGAVEHVAAGIVALAGAVLVLRMVLAVGRVLLGGWPLLVVAAGCALAVAVVLRLRRAAAQRLRGERLARLRLTLAEVDALSDRQFEFALRDLLIRDGWSARQVGQQGDQAADVIGRHPRRGRIVLQAKHTKVGGKVGSQVMYQVKGTAGPAHRADIAVVVTNGTFTRDAKAWGDKHQIHWVDRDRLRAWAEQGVALNDLLGLRDGARRRAFGRPAP; from the coding sequence GTGACGACCAGGCGCCGCAGCCGGTTCCGCAGACCCCGTGGCGCCGTCGAGCACGTCGCCGCCGGCATCGTCGCGCTCGCGGGCGCGGTGCTGGTGCTGCGCATGGTCCTGGCCGTGGGGCGGGTTCTGCTCGGAGGCTGGCCGCTCCTTGTGGTGGCGGCGGGGTGCGCGCTGGCCGTCGCTGTGGTGCTCCGCCTACGCCGGGCTGCGGCGCAGCGCCTGCGCGGCGAGCGGCTGGCGAGGCTTCGGCTGACCCTGGCCGAGGTCGACGCCCTGTCGGACCGGCAGTTCGAGTTCGCGCTGCGCGACCTGCTGATCCGCGACGGCTGGTCGGCCCGCCAGGTCGGCCAGCAGGGCGACCAGGCCGCCGACGTCATCGGCCGCCACCCGCGGCGCGGACGGATTGTCCTGCAGGCCAAGCACACCAAGGTCGGCGGCAAGGTCGGCTCCCAGGTGATGTACCAGGTGAAGGGGACAGCCGGCCCTGCCCACCGCGCCGACATCGCCGTCGTCGTCACCAACGGCACCTTCACCCGCGATGCCAAGGCCTGGGGCGACAAGCACCAGATCCACTGGGTCGACCGCGACCGGCTGCGCGCCTGGGCCGAACAGGGTGTCGCCCTGAACGATCTTCTGGGCCTGCGGGACGGGGCGCGGAGGCGGGCCTTCGGACGGCCGGCGCCGTGA